A genomic stretch from Kovacikia minuta CCNUW1 includes:
- a CDS encoding VOC family protein, whose translation MVKHFDHMTVVVSDLEAAKGFFGLLGFEHDQSVVISGETFSNYMGVPGITAEHVTLVLSGAVPRCEIQLLRYRSPDAVTNPLIEDLHAIGYNHICFAVESLEDELARLRAAGVETRTEMLNFHGRKLVFLRGPEGITVELAERYVESAAASEVTPNQD comes from the coding sequence ATGGTGAAACACTTTGACCACATGACGGTGGTCGTATCCGATCTTGAGGCTGCAAAAGGGTTCTTTGGCTTGCTTGGCTTTGAGCACGATCAGTCAGTTGTGATCTCTGGGGAAACTTTCTCCAACTACATGGGGGTGCCCGGTATCACCGCCGAGCACGTAACTTTGGTGCTTTCAGGAGCAGTGCCACGCTGTGAGATCCAGTTGCTGAGGTACCGCTCGCCCGATGCTGTAACTAATCCGTTGATCGAAGACCTGCATGCGATTGGCTACAACCATATCTGTTTCGCCGTTGAGAGTTTGGAAGACGAACTGGCTCGGTTGCGAGCCGCTGGAGTTGAAACGCGCACCGAAATGTTGAATTTTCACGGACGGAAGTTGGTGTTCCTCCGTGGCCCAGAAGGGATCACGGTCGAACTTGCGGAGCGCTATGTAGAAAGCGCGGCTGCTTCCGAGGTGACGCCGAACCAGGATTGA
- a CDS encoding Na+/H+ antiporter NhaC family protein: protein MSTQPPPRRTKEPSYLDVFIPLAVLIGGIGGAVSLFGLTAIDGPVQVALMLSTMTAALVILKNGHPWDEIAASGGRAISSIVSAIFILLAVGGLIGTWNMSGTIPTMVYYGIQLLQPGWFYIASAIICALVALSIGSSWTTVGTIGVGLIGIASLLGVSPEITAGAVISGAYLGDKTSPLSETSILSAQLVGVDIYTHIRAQVWTSIPSFIVALIVFVILGLKADVVTTVETATDLAKLNQLFWITPLNLIPLVFLAFLSFRKVPASLAIMSAALVGGIMGTILQPQAILRFINDPAIGAPLGYIKGIWLALANGYQENSGISEIDQLLSRGGMDSMLLTLWIIIGAVTFGTLMEEFGLLAKLINPVLLRARTVGSLFFTVMATAIGLNIVAGDQYIALVLPARLFRIEFQKRGLKPQNLSRIAADCGTVTSPLVPWNSCGAFMAATLGIPTALYFPYAIFNIVSPILSVLYGITGFKVERVPPVANHSELGR, encoded by the coding sequence ATGTCTACCCAGCCTCCACCTCGGCGCACCAAAGAACCCTCCTACCTGGATGTCTTCATTCCGCTTGCAGTGCTGATTGGTGGGATTGGTGGAGCTGTTTCTTTGTTTGGGCTGACTGCGATCGATGGTCCCGTCCAGGTTGCGTTGATGCTCAGTACAATGACTGCGGCATTGGTCATTCTCAAAAATGGGCACCCCTGGGATGAAATTGCGGCATCGGGGGGCAGGGCAATCTCTTCTATTGTCAGTGCAATTTTTATTTTGCTGGCGGTAGGAGGACTCATTGGTACCTGGAACATGTCCGGCACCATTCCAACGATGGTTTACTACGGCATTCAACTATTGCAACCTGGTTGGTTCTATATCGCCTCAGCAATCATCTGTGCCCTGGTAGCCCTCAGCATTGGTAGTTCCTGGACGACGGTTGGAACCATTGGGGTGGGGCTAATTGGCATTGCGTCCTTACTGGGAGTTTCACCGGAAATTACGGCAGGTGCTGTCATCTCCGGTGCCTATCTGGGTGACAAAACGTCGCCGCTTTCTGAAACATCAATTTTAAGTGCGCAATTAGTTGGCGTTGATATTTATACCCACATTCGAGCGCAAGTTTGGACATCCATTCCTTCTTTCATCGTTGCCCTGATTGTCTTTGTGATTCTTGGTCTGAAAGCGGATGTTGTTACTACCGTTGAAACCGCCACCGATCTTGCTAAACTGAATCAGCTGTTTTGGATTACTCCCCTGAACCTGATTCCCCTGGTATTTCTGGCATTTCTATCCTTTCGCAAAGTACCCGCATCTCTGGCAATTATGAGTGCGGCGCTCGTGGGGGGAATTATGGGTACCATTCTGCAACCCCAGGCAATTCTGCGTTTTATAAATGATCCGGCGATCGGTGCGCCGCTGGGATACATCAAGGGCATTTGGCTCGCTCTGGCGAATGGTTATCAGGAAAATTCTGGTATTTCTGAGATCGATCAACTACTATCGCGGGGTGGCATGGACAGCATGCTGTTGACCCTCTGGATCATCATTGGTGCAGTCACGTTTGGCACATTGATGGAAGAATTTGGGCTACTGGCTAAGTTAATTAATCCCGTACTGTTGCGCGCAAGAACCGTTGGGTCGTTATTTTTCACGGTCATGGCAACGGCGATCGGGTTGAATATTGTTGCAGGAGATCAATACATTGCGCTGGTGCTACCTGCCCGCTTGTTTCGAATTGAGTTTCAAAAGCGCGGCTTGAAACCTCAAAATCTATCGCGGATAGCCGCCGACTGTGGAACCGTAACCTCTCCCCTGGTGCCCTGGAACTCCTGTGGAGCATTTATGGCAGCAACCCTTGGCATTCCCACCGCGCTGTATTTTCCCTATGCCATCTTCAACATTGTCAGCCCGATTCTATCGGTACTTTATGGTATTACCGGCTTTAAAGTTGAACGTGTGCCCCCTGTAGCAAACCACTCAGAATTAGGCAGATGA
- a CDS encoding helix-turn-helix domain-containing protein, with protein sequence MSTAPSMLDTTVRNLNTVNSVASGQQFEWQHQPESIQSCVVQINEEPNNPFDRADHITYNIQVLEQDSYRIHIKLHQNADQNGSSQSSIVSKNHNPIAPSPESDRGKPSDGAVIEKLLSAIATYLKQQPITPPEEPIASQVVAAPNNLSDPLLNRVFDFIEANYHRSISLSDVAQAVGYSPAYLTDVVRRQTGQPVHSWIIERRMAAARSLLLETDQPITRIAETIGYQDAGHFFRQFRQRHGIPPQAWRNTHAVHP encoded by the coding sequence TTGTCTACCGCTCCCTCCATGCTGGACACTACAGTTCGAAACCTTAACACTGTCAATTCTGTCGCTTCTGGTCAGCAATTTGAATGGCAGCACCAACCAGAATCGATCCAATCCTGTGTGGTTCAGATCAATGAAGAACCCAATAACCCGTTCGATCGAGCAGATCACATCACCTACAACATTCAAGTGCTTGAGCAGGACAGTTATCGCATTCATATCAAACTGCATCAAAACGCTGATCAGAACGGTTCTTCTCAATCATCAATTGTTTCAAAAAATCACAATCCAATTGCCCCATCTCCAGAATCTGATCGAGGAAAACCTTCGGATGGGGCTGTCATTGAAAAACTTTTGAGCGCGATCGCAACTTACCTGAAACAGCAGCCCATTACTCCGCCAGAGGAACCGATTGCATCGCAGGTTGTGGCTGCACCAAACAATCTATCAGATCCTCTCCTCAACCGAGTGTTTGACTTTATTGAAGCCAACTATCACCGATCAATCAGCTTAAGCGATGTTGCCCAGGCGGTTGGTTACTCTCCGGCTTATCTCACAGATGTGGTGCGGCGTCAGACGGGTCAACCTGTGCATAGCTGGATTATTGAACGCCGGATGGCAGCCGCCCGTTCCTTACTTCTGGAAACCGATCAGCCCATTACTCGCATTGCTGAAACAATTGGCTATCAAGATGCCGGTCATTTTTTCCGGCAGTTTCGCCAGCGCCACGGCATCCCTCCCCAAGCCTGGAGAAACACGCATGCTGTTCACCCCTAA
- a CDS encoding cyclic nucleotide-binding domain-containing protein → MKYSHSLLYPSEWSMATKLSIAMLLIALVPMSLTVYSTLTRPDKVSIIVIGAIATVISLLLTKWLLRPIRLLSRAARALERGNFAPPMLAEISRTPDDIGYLAGVFAQMAARVKAAQEQQINQQVTEVLLRELNNTDLDWLTTAGQYQEIAAGSVLIQEGRRIDRFHVVLDGTLSVTVSKFEGSYLNRVYAQDQAMAEWEIAQLGSGEVVGETLLVDAHAHALATVKAIGPSLVLSIAQSQLTLKLKQDAGFAARFYRAIAVILSNRLHTFIRQMGCNPLTQDQPLRDVLSVLGSLNDSDIDWLVDMGQRQKILANSTLIHQGRPVDALYILLDGTLSVSTFDNVCNPFVRAFSILDKGKSPGQEVTRLSKGEIVGETPFLNAHLPPATIIALQDSLVLAIPRSQLAIKLQQDVGFAARFYRVLATLLSNRLQGLLSQLGYVGQTNHHHPSSNGSVASEDELNFSILDQMSFAGTRFDWMLKRLGGAEPV, encoded by the coding sequence ATGAAATACTCCCATTCCTTGCTCTACCCCTCTGAGTGGTCAATGGCGACCAAGCTTTCCATCGCCATGCTCTTGATTGCCCTGGTACCCATGAGCTTGACCGTTTATTCCACTCTGACTCGACCCGACAAAGTAAGTATCATCGTCATTGGCGCGATCGCAACCGTTATTTCACTACTCCTGACAAAATGGCTGCTCAGACCGATTCGCCTGCTATCAAGAGCCGCACGGGCACTGGAGCGGGGAAATTTTGCACCGCCAATGTTGGCTGAAATCTCCCGAACCCCGGATGACATTGGCTACCTGGCAGGGGTTTTTGCCCAGATGGCTGCCAGAGTCAAGGCAGCTCAGGAACAGCAAATTAACCAGCAGGTGACGGAGGTTTTGCTAAGAGAGTTGAACAACACGGATCTCGATTGGTTAACTACTGCGGGGCAGTACCAGGAGATTGCAGCGGGAAGCGTGCTGATTCAGGAAGGACGAAGAATCGATCGATTCCATGTCGTGCTGGATGGAACTTTATCAGTAACAGTTTCTAAGTTTGAGGGTAGTTACCTGAATCGAGTCTATGCCCAGGATCAGGCAATGGCTGAATGGGAAATTGCTCAGTTGGGCAGTGGTGAAGTGGTTGGAGAAACATTACTTGTTGATGCCCATGCCCATGCCCTGGCAACGGTTAAGGCGATCGGACCATCCCTGGTACTATCGATTGCTCAATCTCAATTAACGCTTAAGTTAAAGCAGGATGCTGGTTTTGCAGCCCGGTTTTATCGGGCGATCGCCGTCATCCTATCCAACCGCTTACACACGTTCATTCGGCAAATGGGTTGTAATCCATTAACTCAAGACCAACCTCTGCGAGATGTGCTATCTGTTCTAGGCTCGCTAAACGATAGTGATATTGATTGGCTGGTTGATATGGGACAACGACAAAAGATTCTGGCAAACAGCACGTTGATCCATCAAGGAAGACCTGTGGATGCCTTGTATATTCTCCTCGATGGAACGTTATCTGTTTCTACCTTTGATAACGTCTGCAATCCCTTTGTGCGGGCATTTTCCATCCTGGACAAGGGCAAATCACCCGGTCAGGAAGTTACCCGGTTGTCGAAGGGAGAGATTGTCGGAGAAACACCGTTTTTGAATGCTCACCTGCCCCCTGCCACGATCATCGCTTTGCAGGATTCGTTGGTGTTGGCAATTCCCCGATCGCAATTGGCAATTAAGTTACAACAGGATGTTGGCTTTGCTGCCCGATTTTACCGAGTCTTAGCAACCTTACTCTCCAATCGCTTACAAGGATTACTCAGTCAACTTGGTTATGTCGGGCAGACCAATCACCACCACCCATCATCCAATGGCTCTGTGGCATCAGAGGATGAATTAAATTTCAGCATTCTCGACCAAATGTCCTTCGCTGGAACCCGATTCGATTGGATGCTGAAACGTTTAGGCGGAGCTGAACCTGTGTAG
- a CDS encoding radical SAM family RiPP maturation amino acid epimerase, producing the protein MINRNQKFVSKLAEESSLSNICNLKRFSEKYHADPNFREEVALNLQKTCEDYNFEFSTEEIGFLRSIEFNTISISDFLERYRAFKVQFNALDSIKTFISDSISNPHYKSWRERQISRTKSQFKKHLQDAIVHAPVCFELTKGCSVGCWFCGVSALRLSDIFHYTEENSKLWREVLEVVKQLLGPAAGAGFCYWATDPLDNPDYENFCVDFHQVMGMFPQTTTSQPLKDPMRIRALLKLSQEKGCPLNRFSVLSLKILNQIHAEFSAEELALVELVLQNEESGHVKANAGRSRVRNLKQGENDNEFHDQGTIACVTGFLFNMVERSVKLISPCNASDQWPLGYIVYDEGTFSDAGDLKLLLERMIEDNMPLSVKPSDRLKFRHDLEYASFNEGFQVFNRLKTIKFRHAPYLKELGEAICTGDKTVAEIISMFEADGVLPTQILRSLNLIFERGVLDNEPQLTVPKFS; encoded by the coding sequence ATGATTAACCGCAATCAAAAATTCGTCTCAAAACTGGCAGAAGAATCCTCGTTATCAAACATATGCAATCTAAAGCGGTTTTCTGAAAAATACCATGCAGATCCAAACTTTCGAGAGGAAGTGGCCTTAAACCTTCAAAAAACCTGTGAGGATTACAACTTTGAATTTAGTACAGAAGAGATAGGGTTTCTGCGGAGTATAGAATTCAATACTATTTCAATCTCAGATTTTCTTGAACGCTATCGAGCATTCAAAGTACAATTTAACGCACTTGACTCAATAAAAACTTTTATTTCTGACTCCATAAGTAACCCTCACTACAAATCGTGGCGAGAACGGCAAATTTCGCGTACCAAGAGTCAGTTCAAAAAACATCTTCAAGATGCAATCGTCCATGCCCCAGTCTGCTTCGAACTGACGAAAGGATGCTCTGTGGGTTGCTGGTTTTGCGGGGTTTCTGCGCTGCGCTTAAGCGATATCTTTCATTACACAGAAGAAAACTCAAAACTGTGGCGTGAAGTCCTTGAGGTCGTAAAACAGCTTTTGGGACCCGCGGCAGGTGCAGGCTTCTGCTACTGGGCAACCGATCCGCTTGATAATCCAGATTACGAAAATTTTTGTGTTGACTTCCATCAAGTTATGGGAATGTTTCCCCAAACGACAACCTCCCAACCCTTGAAAGACCCAATGCGAATCCGGGCACTTCTAAAGCTTTCCCAGGAAAAGGGATGCCCATTGAACCGCTTTTCTGTTCTGTCTCTAAAAATTCTCAATCAAATTCATGCAGAGTTTAGTGCCGAAGAATTGGCATTGGTTGAACTCGTACTGCAAAACGAAGAGTCTGGACATGTGAAAGCGAATGCTGGACGATCGCGGGTAAGAAATTTAAAGCAAGGGGAGAACGACAACGAATTTCATGATCAGGGAACGATCGCCTGCGTAACAGGATTTTTGTTCAACATGGTTGAGCGCAGCGTTAAATTGATCAGCCCTTGTAATGCAAGCGACCAATGGCCCCTGGGCTACATCGTTTATGACGAAGGAACGTTCTCTGATGCAGGTGATCTCAAGCTCCTGCTTGAAAGAATGATTGAGGACAATATGCCTTTGTCAGTTAAACCTAGCGATCGACTGAAATTCCGTCACGACCTTGAGTATGCCAGCTTTAATGAAGGTTTCCAGGTCTTCAATCGACTTAAAACGATCAAGTTTCGTCACGCTCCCTATCTTAAGGAGCTAGGTGAAGCGATTTGCACTGGCGACAAGACCGTTGCCGAAATCATCTCCATGTTTGAAGCTGACGGTGTTTTGCCTACGCAGATCTTACGGAGTCTTAACCTCATATTTGAACGAGGTGTTCTAGATAATGAACCGCAACTAACAGTTCCAAAGTTTAGTTGA
- a CDS encoding NHLP bacteriocin system secretion protein: MVSQKRDLFRKESLERLASPERLDQLMQVVNPKSWLPVACLGSLVASALVWSVYGRIPVTIEGRGALVYPSQVVPLQSKGAGQLVSLNIKVGDVVKKGDVLGTIDQSELRKQLQQQRSKLAELRSQDRAVGSLQGVRNAEERRSVQQQRLYLQQRIRELQELSPLLQATSGGSIQEQRRSLQQRLRQAEAMAPVLQERLEIRKQLYAERIITNDVLLDAQVKDKENRDAIADTQAQLKQLDAKETEQEKSNRDNFTSIADVRAQLKELDNREATFAQQDLEASTNRKKEIQEVEREIAQLELQLGNSSQIISQHNGRILEIVANPGQVIEAGSRLGNIETEIRSSNLVGMTYFTVADGKKIQPGMTIQITPQTVKRERFGGIVGTITTISPFPVTTEAAASIVGNPEVVKGLVADKQEGVIQVFAELKSDPVTFSGFQWSSSKGPQLKISPGTTTAVRVTVEERAPITFVLPILRSTSGIY; encoded by the coding sequence ATGGTTTCCCAGAAGCGTGATCTTTTCCGCAAAGAATCTCTGGAGCGATTAGCGTCTCCTGAACGGTTAGACCAATTAATGCAGGTGGTGAATCCGAAGAGTTGGTTGCCCGTCGCCTGCTTAGGTTCCCTGGTTGCCAGTGCATTAGTTTGGAGTGTTTACGGACGCATTCCCGTGACGATCGAAGGTCGAGGGGCGCTGGTTTACCCCAGTCAAGTGGTGCCGTTGCAATCTAAAGGTGCGGGGCAACTGGTATCGCTCAACATCAAAGTTGGTGATGTGGTGAAAAAGGGCGATGTGCTGGGCACGATCGACCAATCAGAACTGCGCAAACAACTGCAACAGCAACGCAGTAAACTAGCGGAGTTGCGATCGCAGGATCGGGCAGTCGGTTCGTTGCAAGGCGTGCGGAATGCCGAAGAACGCCGCTCAGTCCAACAACAACGGTTGTACCTGCAACAGCGAATCCGAGAATTGCAGGAACTCTCCCCGCTGCTGCAAGCGACCAGTGGTGGCTCGATTCAGGAACAACGTCGCAGCTTACAGCAACGGTTGCGGCAGGCAGAAGCAATGGCTCCTGTCCTTCAGGAACGATTGGAAATTCGTAAACAACTCTATGCAGAACGGATTATCACCAATGATGTTCTGTTGGATGCACAGGTGAAAGATAAGGAAAATCGGGATGCGATCGCCGATACACAGGCACAGTTGAAGCAACTCGATGCCAAAGAAACTGAACAGGAAAAGAGTAACCGGGACAACTTTACCTCGATCGCCGATGTTCGGGCGCAGTTGAAAGAACTCGATAACCGCGAAGCAACCTTTGCCCAGCAAGATTTGGAAGCTTCAACCAATCGCAAGAAAGAAATCCAGGAAGTCGAGCGCGAGATCGCTCAACTGGAGCTGCAACTGGGGAACAGTAGCCAGATCATCAGCCAACACAATGGGCGCATTCTTGAAATTGTTGCCAATCCAGGTCAGGTGATTGAAGCAGGCTCCCGTCTTGGCAATATCGAAACCGAAATTCGCTCTAGCAATCTGGTTGGGATGACCTATTTTACCGTTGCCGACGGTAAAAAAATTCAGCCCGGAATGACCATTCAAATTACGCCCCAAACGGTTAAGCGGGAGCGCTTTGGAGGCATTGTAGGCACCATTACTACCATATCTCCCTTTCCCGTCACCACAGAAGCCGCTGCCAGTATTGTTGGGAATCCCGAAGTCGTCAAAGGTTTAGTGGCTGACAAACAGGAAGGCGTGATCCAGGTCTTTGCAGAGTTGAAGTCAGATCCTGTCACATTCAGCGGATTTCAGTGGTCATCTTCAAAGGGACCGCAACTGAAAATTTCACCCGGAACCACAACCGCTGTGCGCGTCACGGTGGAAGAACGTGCCCCGATCACTTTTGTCCTGCCAATTTTGAGGTCCACCAGTGGTATCTATTAA
- a CDS encoding NHLP family bacteriocin export ABC transporter peptidase/permease/ATPase subunit, producing MVSINFPPETPFQPLQFLKQLLRSQRVKTPTLLQMEAVECGAAALGIVLGYYGRLVPLAELRRECGVSRDGSKAANILKAAQAYGLQAKGYKKEIDQLQAFRPPYIVFWNFNHFLVVEGFGRNRVYLNDPGTGPRTVSHQEFDEGYTGVVLVMEPGSTFVKGGSKPSLVLALWERLRSSIGALAYCILTGFLLTIAGMAIPVFSQIFVDDILIQGRQQWLRPLLIGMGVTAILQGGLTLLRLRYLRRLKIKLSVGMSSRFLWHILRLPVGFYAQRFAGEISNRTALNDQVAEVLSGKLATTAIDAVMVIFYALVMLQYDWVLTSTGILFAAVNIFTLQWLSRRRIDTNQRLIQEHGKVAGTSISALQSIETLKASGLESDFFSRWAGYYTKAINSQQELGVTNQTFSVLPTLLSALSSMLLLVIGGLRVMDGHLSIGMLVAFQGLMQSFLTPVNNLVSFGSALQELEGNLVRLDDVLRNPTDPQIEVGSRETGVRSQESGVRSQESAARSKGDKITLCHSPHPTPHTPHPTPRLQGYLELRHLTFGYSRLAAPLIEDFSLRLKPGQRVALVGGSGSGKSTVAKLVSGLYAPWSGDIYFDGQPKEQIPRRILTNSVAMVEQDISMFGGTVRDNLTLWDATVPEKYLVQACQDAAIHEVILSLPGGYDTELSEGAVNLSGGQRQRLEIARALVNNPSILVMDEATSALDTETEKIIDRNLRQRGCTCLIVAHRLSTIRDCDEIIVMERGKVVQRGTHEELWQMEGLYSRLIRTEGGAL from the coding sequence GTGGTATCTATTAATTTTCCCCCTGAAACTCCCTTTCAACCCTTACAATTTCTCAAGCAGCTCCTCCGTAGTCAGCGGGTCAAAACCCCCACCCTGCTGCAAATGGAAGCTGTGGAATGTGGCGCAGCAGCGCTCGGAATTGTTTTGGGATATTACGGGCGGCTTGTGCCCCTAGCGGAACTACGCCGCGAGTGTGGCGTCTCGCGGGATGGCAGTAAAGCTGCCAATATTCTGAAGGCTGCCCAGGCCTATGGGCTGCAAGCAAAAGGTTATAAAAAAGAGATTGATCAACTCCAGGCGTTTCGTCCTCCCTACATCGTCTTCTGGAACTTCAATCATTTCCTGGTGGTGGAGGGGTTTGGCAGGAACCGGGTTTACCTGAATGATCCAGGCACAGGTCCACGCACCGTATCCCATCAGGAATTTGATGAAGGATATACGGGTGTTGTACTGGTGATGGAACCGGGATCAACCTTTGTTAAAGGGGGCAGTAAACCCAGCCTGGTTCTGGCGCTCTGGGAACGGTTACGCAGTTCGATCGGAGCGCTTGCCTACTGTATCCTGACTGGCTTTTTGTTGACGATCGCGGGGATGGCAATTCCGGTTTTCAGTCAGATATTTGTGGATGACATTCTGATTCAGGGACGACAGCAATGGTTGCGTCCGTTGTTAATTGGCATGGGAGTAACGGCAATTCTCCAGGGAGGCTTGACTTTACTGCGATTGCGTTACCTGCGGCGGTTGAAAATTAAGCTGTCTGTTGGCATGTCCAGTCGCTTTCTGTGGCACATTCTCCGTTTGCCAGTTGGCTTTTATGCCCAACGATTTGCCGGGGAAATTAGCAACCGTACCGCATTGAATGATCAGGTGGCAGAAGTGCTATCAGGAAAACTGGCAACCACTGCGATCGATGCGGTCATGGTGATTTTTTATGCATTAGTCATGCTCCAGTACGACTGGGTTTTAACCTCCACGGGAATCCTGTTTGCAGCCGTAAACATTTTTACATTGCAGTGGCTTTCCCGTCGTCGCATCGATACCAATCAACGGTTGATCCAGGAGCATGGCAAAGTAGCAGGCACTTCCATCTCAGCTCTGCAAAGCATCGAAACGTTGAAAGCCTCAGGACTGGAATCAGACTTCTTTTCCCGTTGGGCAGGTTACTACACGAAAGCCATCAATTCCCAACAGGAGTTGGGGGTTACCAACCAGACCTTTTCCGTACTGCCAACGCTCCTGTCAGCCCTCTCATCCATGCTTTTGCTGGTGATTGGGGGTTTACGGGTGATGGATGGGCACCTCAGTATCGGCATGCTGGTGGCATTTCAGGGTTTGATGCAAAGCTTTCTCACCCCCGTCAACAACCTGGTCAGCTTTGGTAGCGCCCTACAGGAATTGGAAGGCAACCTGGTGCGCCTGGATGATGTCCTGCGAAATCCGACTGATCCACAAATAGAAGTAGGGAGTAGGGAAACAGGAGTCAGGAGTCAGGAGTCAGGAGTCAGGAGTCAGGAGTCAGCAGCTAGAAGCAAAGGAGACAAGATTACCCTATGTCATTCCCCACACCCCACACCCCACACCCCACACCCGACTCCCCGACTCCAGGGTTATCTTGAGTTACGCCATCTCACCTTTGGTTATAGCCGTCTTGCTGCCCCATTGATCGAAGACTTTAGCCTCCGGCTCAAGCCAGGACAGCGGGTTGCCCTGGTGGGTGGGAGTGGTTCTGGCAAGTCTACGGTTGCCAAATTGGTCAGCGGTTTATATGCACCCTGGTCGGGAGATATCTATTTTGACGGTCAACCGAAGGAGCAGATTCCCCGCCGAATTCTGACTAATTCAGTAGCAATGGTTGAGCAAGATATCAGTATGTTTGGTGGCACAGTGCGGGATAACTTGACCCTGTGGGATGCCACTGTACCCGAAAAATACCTGGTGCAGGCGTGTCAGGATGCTGCGATTCATGAGGTGATTCTTTCCCTACCGGGCGGGTACGACACCGAATTGAGTGAGGGGGCAGTGAACCTGAGTGGAGGGCAACGGCAACGCCTGGAAATTGCCAGAGCATTAGTCAATAATCCATCGATTCTGGTCATGGATGAGGCAACCAGTGCCCTGGATACGGAGACCGAAAAAATCATCGATCGCAACCTGCGCCAACGGGGTTGTACCTGCCTCATCGTGGCGCATCGCCTGAGCACCATTCGGGATTGCGATGAAATCATCGTGATGGAACGGGGAAAGGTTGTCCAGCGAGGCACCCACGAGGAACTGTGGCAGATGGAGGGGCTGTATTCGCGGTTGATTCGAACGGAGGGAGGAGCGCTTTGA